DNA sequence from the Drosophila sechellia strain sech25 chromosome 3L, ASM438219v1, whole genome shotgun sequence genome:
CTGCTTGGAGGTGGGTAATATTTGAGATTTATGATGTAAGCGATCTAATTTGTATCCTTTTAGCACCCCGTTGAGACCTTCGGCTATGGGTTCCTGTTTAGTCTGTCCGGCTATCTGGGCATTCAGTTTGTGCTGGCTCTGGTGAGGAGTAGTGGTGCCCCCATAGCTGCCACAGTGACCACCGCCCGCAAGGCTGTGACCATAGCCTTTTCCTTTGTGCTTTTCAGCAAGCCCTTCACCTTACAGTAAGTGTTCTGAGAATTCCTAAAGACAAAGCTATACTATACCTATCTAAAACTTTCAGATATTTGTGGTCTGGCCTCATCGTTGTCCTGGGCATATATCTCAATGTCTACAGCAAGAGGAACAAGCTGACGTTGGCCGACGTCCGACAGAGACTAAAACAATTTGGAGCCAAGGTTGCCCGCTCACCGAGTCGCAAATTCCTCATCGAAGTTTAGAACGATACCAAAAACACCTACATGTTAGTTGAATTGGAAGCATGGTTTTTTCAAGAAAACCATATAATATAATTACTTAATTACATTCTAAACAAACTATGTGTTATCTGTCCATGTCGAACTCCATTACGCGCTTGAAGAGATCCTGGCGCTCCTTGGCGGAGGTTATCTGGCCCATGGTGCGGTCCAGGAACTGTTTTTGGTGCTTGACTATGAACTTGTTGCATTGGATGATGGTGGCACCGATGTAGAGCGTCCTAAACTTGGCCCGTACATCTCCGATCTGAAAGAAAGGTGGTTTTATTGCTGGTTTAAGGACATGACAATGGGACCAACCAAAGTAATCAATGGCAATACGCTGGACACAAAGTGTTGGCCTCGATGGAGACAGCGTATGATTGCCATTTTCGTCCGATCGTTGATGTATTTCACTCGAAATCCCTGCTCGATCACGCCGAGGCCGTAGACTCCGTGATACTTCTCCACATTCTGGAGCAGGATCTTGGTCAGGCTGTGGTCGTTGAGTCGCAGAGATTGTGTTGGCTTGTAGGGCACAATCTGCACCGCTATATACCTGTTTGTGGATGGTTTAATTAATGAACGTTAAAGAAAACGCGGTCAATATTTACCTATTCTTTATGCGAACCATCACGGTGTAATCAATATGGCAACGCTGCAAATGGTTGCCAGACCGAATTCGCTTCAACTACCGATAACATATCGGTTTTTAAAAATCCGGAAATggctgttttattttttgtgtgtctTAAAAATGTTCAAATCCTTCAAATAATGAAGGATTCAGctgtatttaaatataagttaGATAGGAAAGTATGTTTTTATATCCTTATCCTTATATGAAATCTGGGATattctttataaaaaattaaaatttattatccAAATCTAAATGTCCTGTAATTAATTTGGAACGCTTCAATAGAAAATGACCTTGTATGTTCAATATGTTGGTGTATTTTTTCATTCGATTCTAAAAACAGATGCGATCCCTTTTTACTTTTGAGAAAGTCTTTTGTTCAAGTTGGATATATGGAAAGTAAATGCATGGACATACATTGTTTTCAACCCATTTACTTGTATTTTGACAGCGAAACAATGGATTCGGGGAATCGCACGTTTAAACTGGCAACTTGTCGACCAATTCATGAATGTGGGCAGAACATTCCTCACTGTCGCTGCCCACGTTCCGCCCTCCAGCGACAAACGGAATGGGGGGCATTGCTCCAGAGCCAGTGGGGATTTCTCCATCTGTTCGGTGAATCTaaacatatatctatataatatatatatatatcagcGATTGTGTTTTCGCAGACTTGGGGACGCGGGGATCTCAGCGCAACGCATCGCATTATAGCTGGCTGGCGCACATATGCAGATATCATGGCTGCCCCCGCCCACGGCTCCCCATGCCGCTCCACTGGATGGGATGTGCTCCATCCAACGAGCGATCGGTGGCCGTGGAAAACCACTATATGGCTCGTGTTCAGTCTCCGGGGCAGCGAATGCGGCGGGATACGCTCCGATCgcgttttattttcgctttttcCCATCGCACTTTACAGTCATTtctaaaaaacaataaaattcgGGCAGCGGCGTGGAAAAACGCTACATATACTCCAACGATCCGAACATCCACCGATCGATCGGGCGCCGCATTCGtgtttttccgcttttccgtgGCAAGTTCACCGATTGTGGTCTATATTTTGGAAAACGCATCCGCGCAGCCTCGCAGTTGGGACGAATACTCCGTGACGATCGCTTCGCAAGATTAGGCTGATCAGACAGATCCCATTGGCAAAAATAAacgcaaaagcagcagcaacatgagcaGCGTCGTAAGCATCTCAGATCTTTTCAGCTTCACAGGACTGTCGATGATTAATACCTACATATTTGTCCCATTCCAGGATGAAGATCTTACCCCCGAGCAGATCGCCGTGCTCCAGAAGGCGTTCAACAGCTTCGATCACCAGAAGACTGGCTCCATCCCCACCGAGATGGTCGCCGACATCCTGCGCCTGATGGGTGAGTTCTGGGGTTGAGGATGTCCAGTTGGATGATGGAGTACTTATTGTTTTTGGCAACTGCAGGTCAGCCCTTCGACAAGAAGATCCTGGAGGAACTGATCGAGGAAGTCGATGAGGACAGTAAGTAAACGCTATTTTTACAACATATGATAGATATAGTCGAAAGTTTTTGAGTACTTCGAAGATATtttacaatttacaattttatatgaaatcaattcaaaatagaaaacatttttcatatgTCATGAAACggccaattaaaataattgtgtggcatatattttattaaatttatttcagtCCCAAGTAGAACGGGCTGAAAATTCTACaaaatatatgtgcatatagtTATTataaaacgaaacaaaataaaaatgaaataagcaTCAATAATATATTTACACTTGTGCCGATTTCGTGGATGTTTTTGTATTCGTTTAATCGATTTGTGtagttatatatacacattttccttcaatttaaattgaacataaaaaacaaaaaaatataaagttaCAAGtagaaaaaacaaataaataataaggtactaaatatgcaaatatgaTTATGTGTAGACTCTATGCAAAAGTGACTTTAATGATTCAATgacaaaagtgaaaaaaattttaaaaaaaatcgacTGACAGCTGCAagtaataaatttatatatttattgaataaGATTGGCTATTACAGCAAATCGCAGATGATTCACCATCGAGCGATGATTACATTTTAGTTACTCGCTGTCATTGATTTATGATCATAGTCGTGTTTTGGGAGCCCCATCATTAGCCGCTGGCTTTCCAGTCGTTTTTCAGTTAATTATACACAGTTGGAATATTTGGCACATTTCAGAGTCCGGTCGCCTGGAATTCGGCGAGTTCGTGCAGCTGGCTGCCAAGTTCATCGTGGAGGAGGATGCGGAGGCCATGCAGAAGGAGCTGCGCGAGGCGTTCCGCTTGTACGACAAGCAGGGCAATGGCTTCATTCCCACCACCTGCCTGAAGGAGATCCTCAAGGAGCTGGACGACCAGCTGACCGAGCAGGAGCTGGACATCATGATCGAGGAGATCGATTCCGATGGCTCCGGTACAGTGGATTTCGATGGTGAGTGCCCATTCCGATTGATATTAATACATTCTAGTGGCTTTCCATTcacatccatatccatatccaccCACATTcaaacatatataatatatatagtgatCATAAATTTCGATGATCTTGAGATCGCTCGATTATGACAGCTTGATCTGATCAGCGCTCCCATGGAGGAGCATATCGTTGGCTATTTTTGGGCGCGACACACAAATTCGATTCCACCACACGCATTTTTCATTCTCTGAATAACgtacatatttacattttgttttcgtgtttatggaatatttatttataaatgcaTATAGCGGTTGCTCTGGCGCGATGGCATCGGTTTAATGTCTgtcattttgtttaatttacaGAATTCATGGAGATGATGACTGGCGAGTAAATAAACGCACTGCGTCTGCCACCCACTCCAACCACCACCCCCTGGAAAACACCACCCACTTTCCTAAACCACCcagaaaaaaacacacacatgcacactctacacacacacacagacgcacacgcacacctGTTGGACACACGTTTGTTTGCTCCTGTTTGCACACTTGTTTcgctttttatttgcattttgctccacctttttttgtttttatttcgcgGAGCAAACAAATCCACGTACTTCAGTTTGACAATGCCAAACACGAGTAGAAATAGAACTTTTGTACTACTTTTTTATACTAAAAGAAGCAACGGAATACTGTGTAtgcgaaaaataaatgttatgccatggcaaaaaaataaaaaaaaaaaaccaaaaaaacaatCCACTCTTGGTTTCATTTGTTTATGGATTACTTTTTGCCGCCAAGCAAACACGTCCATATATATTTCGCTTTGATAATGCGAACAAACAGATTGTTGCCATAAATCTTAATCAGTTCTGAAATATATACAGGATTTCCCAGCACTTCTGCGTTTATTTTCCTTATATGAGTGTTATTTATACTTTCACTTATTTATACTATTTGGATGGcagcaaaacttaaaattaatggCCAGCCAATTAGTCACTAGCTTTCTTGCAGCGACaaattattgtttatattattttgttgtCGGATTAGGATTTCATTCTTTtcaaggaaaaacaaaaccgcctcgattatttatatattgtgCATACCTTttgaccaaaacaaaaacgtaTCTTCAGTGAGCTATAAAATCTATACAAACAGTTTGCTTGTTTTTAGACCAAATTTGTATTGTCTTCTAATGCAAAGGAATTCTATAAATGGTACTTGAATTTCAAGTTAAAATAATGCAActatttataaactttaagCGCACAAGGAACGCCCAGtgaaatagtttttattattatttttcaaatctaaaaaaaatttgttaattaagAAAATGTAGTTTATGGCCATAGGTATGTTCGTTAAGTTAGTGTTATTAGTTATTAGCACAGACAGCTTAAAAAAACTACTTAACAATAGAGAAGTCGAACTTACAAAAAAGTAAGTTTTCTCAGTATGAGTTTTATGAATAAgttcatttgattttatataaatactattaaaaatatatttatttcttatttttttattttctttaatttagcTTAATTTGAAATCGAATCTAATGTTCAAATCGAGCACCcaaatttttaatcaatttttttgccactttGTGTTGCCCTACATTTCTATGCCCCATTTTTATTAACAAGTAAATATTATGCTCTTACCAACAGCTGAGCAGCGAGTTGGCCTCTTGTAGCTTCGATCCGGCCAAAGAAAGCTGCCTGGCCGAAAGCTCTAAGCTCCGTCTTAACCACGTTAACGAGCATTGGCCTCGTCATTTGGATGGTATGCTATACCGCTGAGTTGAGCGCTGGGCGTCGATCGTCGAACGTCGTACCGCTGCTACGAACCGCTACCaacgttgtttttttttggggggtgCTCTTCCTTTCGAAGCCCCAACTTAACTGAACTGAACTATCCGCCCTGCGACACTGAGTCTCGTGATACGCGCGGTTCGCGATTgataaagaaatatatatatatatatatttatccaGAATGCCGCAGAGGTAAAGAAACCGTTATTTATATAATAGCATTAACAAaatgttgtttgttttggcttATATTTGCCTACTCTCGtcgtgcgtatgtgtgtgtttgtggccAAGAATCGAGAATCCGAAATGTGAACGTGTTAAAAGCGGCAAAGCCGCAGCCAATGGCCAtgccaataaaaatttatgatGGCATAAAGTTTTTTAGGAGCCACTGCCTTTCCATCGACACCATGCCATTCCCTTGGCCATTTCATTTCACTTGACATTGGCttatcaaataaattataaaacaaaattggACCCTGATAGATAAAGCCATTTGTAAATTggtgcgtgtatgtgtgtgagaATAGTGCTGCTTCGAGTATCTTGAGTTCGCTTGATAAGCGCTTTTTTTCGTGGCCATTACAAAAGGCCATGattgaaaacaaaagccaacgCCACCCGTTCGCCGGCGACACGCGCTGCAGTTTTGAAGGGGGAAAGGCTTTTGggggttttttattttatttagctgGCTATACGGGAAAATTCTGCAGCCCAGCGGCAGAAACCAGACGCCGACGTCAGCTGGCTGTGACGTGAGTCACAACAATGGGCCACCAATTAGCACTTGACTTTGAATCAAATCAAGCCGAAATCGGTCGCAAACATGATAACGAAAAGCACAATTGGCCGACCGAAAGGGCAAACAAATCGCGTGTAATTCGCGACTAACTAACTCGAATGTTTATCTGTTTTTTCTATTCGCCTCTAAGTACCACGAACAACAACTGGTCGTTCCAGCCACTCCATCGCCAGCGGAGCACCAGCGGATATCCTCAGCATGTCCTCAACACGGTGCCGGAAACTGCCGTGCTCACCACGCCCCCGCCCACGAGAAAACGTAAATTACACTTATTGCATTGCCATTTGAATTTGGCGCCCAGGCAAGCAGTGCTCTTCGAAGTTAGCAGAGATTAGTGAGCGGAGGCAGTATTATAGGGTATATTGTGGTTTAGCTGGATTACAGTTATGTTAGGACTTTAAATGCTGGAATTCGCTTTGTTACTACTCCACTTTCAGTCATCATCGTTTAATTTTTGCGAATTTACGCTCCTTTTCAacgtttatttgatttaacaGCGTTAAGATAACAGCGTACTGTTACGCCAAGCAGTACTTCAAGCAGTGCGGCCAGGGCTGTAGAATGtatgcttttgtttttataaaaatattatcttAGCAATTTTATATTAGACTTAAACTTCTTTTAGAAACAACGCTGTTGTTTTTAAGACTCTTATTTCACAAAATATTGTTTTCGCACTTTGTGATTAATTGGCTCACTTAGAGTAGCATGCATTAACCCAAATATTTGAGCTTGATAACAATATCCGCTTAGACAAATTCTTCTCAACAGACGACCAATAAATTTTGAATAGCGCGCCCATGGCGACCCGTTTAGTATGAAAGCGGTATTTTTGTAGGATTTTGCGCTGCTTGCGCGCCTGCTGCGCACCTGGCAACCCTGCGTGCaattaaacaacaacaactgaaataaaaacaaatttacagCGCTCACAATACAAATTGCTGGCGTTGCTGCAGCGGAAAGCGGACACAAGCGCAGATTCTTAGCAGCGCGGAAAAAGCCGAAAAGCGCGATGAAAATGCTCGCGGACACGGAGCGTGAGGAAGCCCTCAACCTGGTGAGTTTTCCGATCGTTGAAAATGCGCTGCTAGTTGCGAGTCCATGACAACGgcatcgcagcagcagcaacaaaaacaataacaagcGTTGCCAAAAAAAGAGCAGCATAGAAAACGATTAATTGGACCCCTTTATGTTGACTAATTGATTATCGATTGCCGCCGCTGCCCCGTTCTTCCTGCTTTTCCGGCCGACTTTCCACTGCCCCCGCACATCGCCTTTATTGATTTGTACACGGAACGTGCTTTGTTTGATGGCGCTATCGCGAAAAATACAAACCCACCAACCGACTGACATACCTACATAATCTCCGGCTGGCGGGACCACGAAACACAAAATACGAAATGCGGAACACAAAATATGCAAACCCAACCCACTATACAATCCACTTCACCGCCCGTAGCAAATTGAGTTCGAGTGGGTGCTGCGCCAAGAAGTACACGCGATACTGAAGCAACTGAGGAGCATTCTGGTGGTGAGTAGCCGATCGGATTAGTTGTCCTGAGTTGTTCCCATTAACCAAACCGCACATTGTGTTCGCAGGAGTGCGCCCATCGGTTTCCGGTGCCCCTGTACGAGAACGAGGGAAAGAAGACTGAGAAGTTCATACTCACCGTGTCGCCCGATCAGCTGAAGGCCGTGCTGACCCTAACGGGCGATGCCATCACCCAGGCTGTA
Encoded proteins:
- the LOC6606051 gene encoding ribonuclease P/MRP protein subunit POP5, with protein sequence MVRIKNRYIAVQIVPYKPTQSLRLNDHSLTKILLQNVEKYHGVYGLGVIEQGFRVKYINDRTKMAIIRCLHRGQHFVSSVLPLITLIGDVRAKFRTLYIGATIIQCNKFIVKHQKQFLDRTMGQITSAKERQDLFKRVMEFDMDR
- the LOC6606052 gene encoding troponin C, whose product is MSSVDEDLTPEQIAVLQKAFNSFDHQKTGSIPTEMVADILRLMGQPFDKKILEELIEEVDEDKSGRLEFGEFVQLAAKFIVEEDAEAMQKELREAFRLYDKQGNGFIPTTCLKEILKELDDQLTEQELDIMIEEIDSDGSGTVDFDEFMEMMTGE